One Enterococcus silesiacus genomic window carries:
- a CDS encoding enamine deaminase RidA → MKKSFEQINITPDPYAPFNLSQGISLEKLLFISGQTSINELGELLHPGDFTAQAEQTFINLRKVLNAGGSSLDNVLKVTIFLTDMSHFQTIVALREKYFSKPFPADTIVEINGLFHPDALIEIEAIAVKN, encoded by the coding sequence ATGAAAAAAAGCTTTGAACAAATTAACATAACGCCAGATCCTTATGCCCCATTTAATCTCTCTCAAGGTATATCCTTGGAGAAATTACTTTTTATTTCAGGTCAAACAAGTATCAATGAATTAGGCGAGCTACTCCATCCTGGAGATTTTACAGCGCAAGCTGAGCAGACTTTTATTAATTTAAGAAAAGTTTTAAATGCAGGTGGTTCTTCTCTTGATAATGTGTTGAAAGTTACGATATTTTTAACCGATATGAGTCACTTTCAAACAATCGTTGCCTTGCGAGAAAAATATTTTTCAAAACCATTCCCAGCTGATACAATTGTAGAAATTAATGGATTGTTCCATCCAGATGCATTAATTGAAATTGAAGCAATTGCTGTCAAAAATTAA
- a CDS encoding transcriptional regulator, with the protein MSKIPKEGFFLLQDVIKGKWKSSLLQHMNAGSKRPKDLLSLCHGISTKVLNEQLKQLKQDGLVERIVFPEEVPVKVEYSLTKYGKQFVPLLYQLCELGEAHAKRRDLPVKEIIYLEEDNQNL; encoded by the coding sequence ATGTCCAAAATACCCAAAGAAGGCTTTTTTTTATTGCAAGATGTTATTAAGGGAAAATGGAAAAGTTCTTTGCTACAACATATGAATGCTGGCAGTAAACGGCCAAAAGATTTATTAAGCTTGTGTCATGGCATTTCTACGAAAGTATTGAATGAGCAACTAAAACAATTAAAGCAAGATGGTTTAGTTGAACGGATTGTTTTTCCAGAGGAGGTTCCTGTTAAAGTAGAGTATTCTTTGACTAAGTATGGCAAACAATTTGTACCGTTATTGTATCAGCTATGTGAACTTGGTGAAGCACACGCTAAAAGAAGAGATTTGCCAGTTAAGGAAATCATTTATTTGGAAGAAGATAATCAAAATCTCTAA
- a CDS encoding transcriptional regulator, translating to MNIKKVSELSGVSADTIRYYERIGLIPPVKRNDNGIRNFDEEDLRWIVFSRQMRNAGLSIESLVEYLTLFQLGNETVPARKEIIADQILELKEKASELNTAIERLEFKLANYDEHMIPAENALRDFNMNR from the coding sequence ATGAATATAAAAAAAGTAAGTGAATTAAGTGGGGTTTCTGCAGATACAATCAGGTATTATGAACGAATAGGTTTGATTCCACCTGTGAAACGTAATGATAATGGGATTCGTAATTTTGATGAAGAAGATTTGCGTTGGATCGTTTTTAGTAGACAGATGAGAAATGCAGGTCTATCTATTGAATCGTTAGTGGAATATTTAACTTTGTTTCAATTGGGGAATGAAACAGTACCGGCCCGTAAAGAAATCATTGCAGATCAAATTTTGGAATTAAAAGAAAAAGCTTCGGAATTAAATACAGCAATTGAACGGTTAGAGTTTAAACTAGCCAATTATGATGAGCATATGATTCCAGCTGAAAATGCATTAAGAGATTTTAATATGAATAGATAA
- a CDS encoding oxidoreductase, whose translation MNYVKFGNTGMEVSRICLGAMGFGDPNSGFHEWVLEEEESKKVIKKALDLGINFFDTANVYSYGASERILGKALNEYANRDEIVVATKLFTTMKKDVPNSGGLSRKEIFHQIDASLERLGMDYVDLYIIHRWDYNTPIEETMEALHDVVKSGKARYIGASAMFAWQFAKAQAVAEKNGWTKFVSMQDHLNLLYREEEREMLPLCEDQKIAVTPYSPLASGRLTRDWSAQTKRFETDKTAMSKYDKTAEQDRIIVERVAEIAEKRGVERVQVALAWLLQKEPVVAAIIGATKESHLTNAIPALDLILTEEEVQFLEEPYVPHAIVGHK comes from the coding sequence ATGAACTATGTAAAATTTGGCAATACAGGAATGGAAGTTTCAAGAATTTGTTTAGGAGCAATGGGGTTTGGTGATCCGAATAGTGGCTTTCACGAGTGGGTTCTAGAAGAGGAAGAAAGTAAAAAAGTCATCAAAAAAGCGTTAGATTTAGGGATTAATTTCTTTGATACAGCCAATGTCTATTCATATGGTGCTAGTGAACGAATTCTTGGGAAAGCACTGAATGAATATGCGAATCGTGATGAAATTGTAGTGGCAACCAAATTATTTACTACCATGAAAAAAGATGTTCCCAACAGTGGAGGTCTTTCAAGAAAAGAAATCTTCCATCAAATTGATGCGAGTTTAGAACGTTTAGGCATGGATTATGTTGATTTATATATTATTCACCGCTGGGATTACAACACCCCAATTGAAGAAACCATGGAAGCTTTACATGATGTCGTGAAATCTGGGAAAGCCCGTTATATTGGTGCTTCAGCGATGTTTGCGTGGCAGTTTGCTAAAGCACAAGCAGTAGCTGAAAAAAATGGTTGGACAAAATTTGTGTCGATGCAAGATCATTTGAATTTGCTATATCGTGAAGAAGAAAGAGAAATGTTACCGTTATGTGAAGATCAAAAAATTGCAGTGACACCTTATAGTCCATTAGCTTCAGGTCGCTTAACTCGTGATTGGAGCGCGCAAACTAAACGTTTTGAAACGGACAAAACAGCGATGTCAAAATATGATAAAACGGCTGAACAAGATCGTATCATCGTTGAAAGAGTTGCAGAAATTGCTGAAAAACGTGGGGTGGAACGTGTACAAGTTGCATTAGCGTGGTTGCTTCAAAAAGAGCCAGTTGTGGCAGCGATTATTGGGGCAACAAAAGAAAGTCATTTGACGAATGCGATTCCTGCTTTAGATTTAATTTTGACTGAAGAAGAAGTGCAGTTTTTAGAAGAACCTTATGTTCCTCATGCTATTGTTGGTCATAAATAA
- a CDS encoding MerR family transcriptional regulator, translating to MNSKEISKQTNTPINTIRYFERIGLIPQVKRNCDGLREFNGEDADWICFIKQMREVNLSIEGLIEYVALSVQPEKTVQARTELLSEQKIELQAQINRLEAAKYELQRRIVVK from the coding sequence ATGAATAGTAAAGAAATTAGTAAGCAAACCAATACACCAATCAACACCATTCGTTACTTTGAACGAATTGGCTTGATTCCACAGGTAAAGAGAAATTGTGATGGGCTACGTGAGTTTAATGGAGAAGACGCTGATTGGATTTGTTTTATTAAGCAAATGAGAGAAGTCAATCTTTCCATCGAAGGATTGATTGAATATGTGGCTTTATCTGTTCAACCAGAAAAAACAGTCCAAGCTAGAACAGAGCTGCTGAGTGAACAAAAAATTGAATTGCAAGCACAAATCAACCGACTAGAAGCAGCAAAATATGAGCTTCAAAGACGAATAGTGGTAAAATAA